A single window of Gossypium hirsutum isolate 1008001.06 chromosome A10, Gossypium_hirsutum_v2.1, whole genome shotgun sequence DNA harbors:
- the LOC107897488 gene encoding E3 ubiquitin-protein ligase WAV3 isoform X2: protein MASAWRKLKKSLIMKISTHRDDDRRRSSSSSSSSANGIVSSPSPSSVSRSSSRLSYSFSFQSSKTCAICLGSLKKGEGQAIFTAECSHHFHFNCIATNVQHGNRICPICRSEWKDIPFQAPGSANDFRNNNSTILGFRHNWHPPSLPVLETDQFSLEEPLSATHVAPAPSTCSQPITIKALPEFPAVLASDAVSKFPVLVGVSAPPFHVDVRHFNRAPIDLVAVLDVSGSMSGKLSLLKRAVCFIIQNLGPLDRVSIVTFSSSARRIFPLRRMRGSGQDDAISAVNALSSGGGTNIAEGLKKGVRVLEERHEQNPIASIMLLSDGHDTLNDDTRSLYRNVQNLTSNPNYSLQYLYLLPASICSRNTASGNEARRLSIPVHTFGFGSEHDSNAMHAISDLSGGTYSFIETVDNLQDAFARCIGGLLSVVAQDVRLTIQSLSRGVQIGSIHSGRYKNEIFNLGQKATIDVGSLYADEEKEFLVYVSIPASSRGEGEAKLDHMSLLEVLCSNKDSTSSEIVESRRERVVIRRPKVLSPTDKMVCLEVDRQKNRLAVADAIATAQRMAELGILDHAQAVLSEQKTTLLSSVSAQAGDDLCKWLEKELTETAQRMATLQLYEQSGRAYVLSGLSSHSWQRATTRGHSTTILPGEGANGINSYETPSMISMVSKSQCLNGGPSQQPQMVTKSCSLTPRHK, encoded by the exons ATGGCGAGTGCATGGAGGAAGTTGAAGAAATCGTTGATTATGAAGATCTCTACCCACCGTGATGACGACCGCCGCCGCTCCTCCTCGTCCTCCAGTTCCTCAGCCAACGGCATTGTCTCTTCTCCTTCGCCGTCCTCCGTCTCTCGCTCTTCCTCTCGCCTCTCGTACAGTTTCAGCTTCCAGTCTTCTAAG ACTTGCGCAATttgcttgggaagcttgaaaaagGGAGAAGGCCAGGCCATCTTCACAGCTGAGTGCTCTCATCATTTCCACTTCAATTGTATTGCAACCAACGTGCAGCATGGGAATCGCATTTGCCCCATTTGCCGTTCTGAATGGAAAGACATCCCTTTTCAAGCACCTGGAAGTGCTAATGATTTCCGGAATAATAACAGCACCATCCTTGGCTTCCGTCATAATTGGCATCCACCATCCTTGCCTGTATTGGAGACTGATCAATTTTCCCTCGAAGAACCACTCTCAGCCACCCATGTAGCCCCTGCACCATCCACTTGCTCGCAACCCATAACCATTAAGGCATTGCCAGAGTTTCCTGCTGTCTTAGCTTCAGATGCCGTTTCGAAGTTTCCTGTTCTTGTTGGCGTCAGTGCTCCACCTTTTCATGTTGATGTTCGACATTTTAATCGCGCACCCATTGACCTAGTTGCTGTACTCGATGTAAGTGGCAGCATGTCTGGCAAGCTTTCCCTTCTTAAGCGTGCTGTTTGCTTTATCATACAAAACTTGGGCCCTTTGGATCGGGTGTCCATAGTTACTTTCTCATCATCAGCTCGAAGAATATTTCCTTTGCGGAGGATGCGTGGCAGTGGTCAAGACGATGCTATCTCTGCCGTCAATGCTCTTTCCTCTGGAGGTGGGACAAACATTGCGGAAGGTCTTAAGAAAGGGGTTAGGGTTCTTGAAGAGCGACACGAGCAGAATCCAATTGCTAGCATTATGCTATTATCTGATGGCCATGATACTTTAAATGACGACACTCGCAGCTTATACCGCAATGTACAGAATCTCACCTCAAATCCCAATTACAGTTTGCAGTATCTTTACCTTTTGCCTGCTTCAATTTGTTCCAGGAATACTGCATCTGGTAATGAGGCCCGGCGGCTAAGTATCCCAGTCCACACATTTGGGTTTGGCTCAGAACATGATTCCAATGCAATGCACGCCATATCTGATTTATCAGGTGGGACATATTCCTTTATTGAGACGGTTGACAACTTGCAGGACGCATTTGCTAGATGCATTGGAGGTCTTCTCAGTGTTGTAGCTCAAGATGTCCGACTGACAATACAGTCACTTTCTCGTGGAGTGCAAATTGGTTCAATTCACTCTGGTAGATATAAGAATGAAATCTTTAATCTAGGGCAGAAGGCTACCATTGATGTTGGAAGTTTATATGCAGATGAAGAGAAGGAATTCCTGGTATACGTCTCAATTCCAGCATCATCACGTGGTGAAGGTGAGGCAAAATTGGACCACATGTCATTGTTGGAGGTATTGTGCTCGAACAAGGATTCAACATCATCAGAGATTGTCGAGTCAAGACGCGAGAGAGTTGTGATTCGCCGACCCAAGGTTTTGTCTCCTACAGACAAGATGGTGTGCTTAGAGGTTGATAGACAGAAGAACCGTCTTGCAGTGGCTGATGCTATTGCAACCGCTCAACGGATGGCTGAATTAGGAATTCTAGACCATGCGCAGGCCGTGCTGTCTGAACAAAAAACAACTTTGTTATCTTCAGTATCCGCCCAAGCTGGGGACGACCTTTGCAAGTGGCTTGAGAAGGAACTGACCGAAACCGCACAGAGAATGGCAACTCTGCAGTTATATGAACAGAGTGGTCGGGCATATGTTCTCTCAGGGTTAAGCTCACACTCGTGGCAGAGGGCCACAACCAGGGGCCACTCTACAACAATCTTACCTGGTGAAGGTGCTAACGGAATCAATAGCTATGAAACTCCTTCTATGATCAGTATGGTGTCGAAATCGCAGTGTCTTAATGGTGGACCTTCTCAACAACCTCAAATGGTTACCAAGTCATGTAGCCTGACTCCTCGACATAAATGA
- the LOC107897488 gene encoding E3 ubiquitin-protein ligase WAV3 isoform X1 translates to MASAWRKLKKSLIMKISTHRDDDRRRSSSSSSSSANGIVSSPSPSSVSRSSSRLSYSFSFQSSKKTCAICLGSLKKGEGQAIFTAECSHHFHFNCIATNVQHGNRICPICRSEWKDIPFQAPGSANDFRNNNSTILGFRHNWHPPSLPVLETDQFSLEEPLSATHVAPAPSTCSQPITIKALPEFPAVLASDAVSKFPVLVGVSAPPFHVDVRHFNRAPIDLVAVLDVSGSMSGKLSLLKRAVCFIIQNLGPLDRVSIVTFSSSARRIFPLRRMRGSGQDDAISAVNALSSGGGTNIAEGLKKGVRVLEERHEQNPIASIMLLSDGHDTLNDDTRSLYRNVQNLTSNPNYSLQYLYLLPASICSRNTASGNEARRLSIPVHTFGFGSEHDSNAMHAISDLSGGTYSFIETVDNLQDAFARCIGGLLSVVAQDVRLTIQSLSRGVQIGSIHSGRYKNEIFNLGQKATIDVGSLYADEEKEFLVYVSIPASSRGEGEAKLDHMSLLEVLCSNKDSTSSEIVESRRERVVIRRPKVLSPTDKMVCLEVDRQKNRLAVADAIATAQRMAELGILDHAQAVLSEQKTTLLSSVSAQAGDDLCKWLEKELTETAQRMATLQLYEQSGRAYVLSGLSSHSWQRATTRGHSTTILPGEGANGINSYETPSMISMVSKSQCLNGGPSQQPQMVTKSCSLTPRHK, encoded by the exons ATGGCGAGTGCATGGAGGAAGTTGAAGAAATCGTTGATTATGAAGATCTCTACCCACCGTGATGACGACCGCCGCCGCTCCTCCTCGTCCTCCAGTTCCTCAGCCAACGGCATTGTCTCTTCTCCTTCGCCGTCCTCCGTCTCTCGCTCTTCCTCTCGCCTCTCGTACAGTTTCAGCTTCCAGTCTTCTAAG AAGACTTGCGCAATttgcttgggaagcttgaaaaagGGAGAAGGCCAGGCCATCTTCACAGCTGAGTGCTCTCATCATTTCCACTTCAATTGTATTGCAACCAACGTGCAGCATGGGAATCGCATTTGCCCCATTTGCCGTTCTGAATGGAAAGACATCCCTTTTCAAGCACCTGGAAGTGCTAATGATTTCCGGAATAATAACAGCACCATCCTTGGCTTCCGTCATAATTGGCATCCACCATCCTTGCCTGTATTGGAGACTGATCAATTTTCCCTCGAAGAACCACTCTCAGCCACCCATGTAGCCCCTGCACCATCCACTTGCTCGCAACCCATAACCATTAAGGCATTGCCAGAGTTTCCTGCTGTCTTAGCTTCAGATGCCGTTTCGAAGTTTCCTGTTCTTGTTGGCGTCAGTGCTCCACCTTTTCATGTTGATGTTCGACATTTTAATCGCGCACCCATTGACCTAGTTGCTGTACTCGATGTAAGTGGCAGCATGTCTGGCAAGCTTTCCCTTCTTAAGCGTGCTGTTTGCTTTATCATACAAAACTTGGGCCCTTTGGATCGGGTGTCCATAGTTACTTTCTCATCATCAGCTCGAAGAATATTTCCTTTGCGGAGGATGCGTGGCAGTGGTCAAGACGATGCTATCTCTGCCGTCAATGCTCTTTCCTCTGGAGGTGGGACAAACATTGCGGAAGGTCTTAAGAAAGGGGTTAGGGTTCTTGAAGAGCGACACGAGCAGAATCCAATTGCTAGCATTATGCTATTATCTGATGGCCATGATACTTTAAATGACGACACTCGCAGCTTATACCGCAATGTACAGAATCTCACCTCAAATCCCAATTACAGTTTGCAGTATCTTTACCTTTTGCCTGCTTCAATTTGTTCCAGGAATACTGCATCTGGTAATGAGGCCCGGCGGCTAAGTATCCCAGTCCACACATTTGGGTTTGGCTCAGAACATGATTCCAATGCAATGCACGCCATATCTGATTTATCAGGTGGGACATATTCCTTTATTGAGACGGTTGACAACTTGCAGGACGCATTTGCTAGATGCATTGGAGGTCTTCTCAGTGTTGTAGCTCAAGATGTCCGACTGACAATACAGTCACTTTCTCGTGGAGTGCAAATTGGTTCAATTCACTCTGGTAGATATAAGAATGAAATCTTTAATCTAGGGCAGAAGGCTACCATTGATGTTGGAAGTTTATATGCAGATGAAGAGAAGGAATTCCTGGTATACGTCTCAATTCCAGCATCATCACGTGGTGAAGGTGAGGCAAAATTGGACCACATGTCATTGTTGGAGGTATTGTGCTCGAACAAGGATTCAACATCATCAGAGATTGTCGAGTCAAGACGCGAGAGAGTTGTGATTCGCCGACCCAAGGTTTTGTCTCCTACAGACAAGATGGTGTGCTTAGAGGTTGATAGACAGAAGAACCGTCTTGCAGTGGCTGATGCTATTGCAACCGCTCAACGGATGGCTGAATTAGGAATTCTAGACCATGCGCAGGCCGTGCTGTCTGAACAAAAAACAACTTTGTTATCTTCAGTATCCGCCCAAGCTGGGGACGACCTTTGCAAGTGGCTTGAGAAGGAACTGACCGAAACCGCACAGAGAATGGCAACTCTGCAGTTATATGAACAGAGTGGTCGGGCATATGTTCTCTCAGGGTTAAGCTCACACTCGTGGCAGAGGGCCACAACCAGGGGCCACTCTACAACAATCTTACCTGGTGAAGGTGCTAACGGAATCAATAGCTATGAAACTCCTTCTATGATCAGTATGGTGTCGAAATCGCAGTGTCTTAATGGTGGACCTTCTCAACAACCTCAAATGGTTACCAAGTCATGTAGCCTGACTCCTCGACATAAATGA